The following are encoded together in the Kribbella voronezhensis genome:
- a CDS encoding nitrilase-related carbon-nitrogen hydrolase, protein MAEVVRAALVQTKWTGDQESMTKAHEDYARQAAAAGAKVICFQELFYGPYFCQLQDPKFYEYAESVPGPTTERFQALAGELGLVMVLPVYEQEQPGVLYNTAAVIDADGKYLGKYRKNHIPQVNGFWEKFYFRPGNLGYPVFDTAVGRIGVYICYDRHFPEGWRALGLAGAKIVFNPSATSRGLSSYLWKLEQPASAVANEYFIGAINRVGIEDEFGDNDFYGTSYFVDPEGKFVGDVGHDHDPELIVRDLDLGLLDTVRDRWQFYRDRRPDAYGDLTKP, encoded by the coding sequence GTGGCGGAGGTTGTGCGGGCGGCGCTGGTGCAGACGAAGTGGACCGGCGATCAGGAGTCCATGACGAAGGCGCACGAGGACTACGCGCGCCAGGCCGCGGCGGCCGGCGCGAAGGTGATCTGCTTCCAGGAGTTGTTCTACGGACCGTACTTCTGCCAACTCCAAGACCCTAAGTTCTACGAGTACGCCGAGTCCGTGCCCGGGCCGACGACCGAGCGGTTCCAGGCGCTGGCCGGCGAGCTCGGCCTGGTGATGGTGCTCCCGGTGTACGAGCAGGAGCAGCCCGGCGTGCTCTACAACACCGCCGCGGTGATCGATGCCGACGGCAAGTACCTCGGCAAGTACCGGAAGAACCACATCCCGCAGGTGAACGGCTTCTGGGAGAAGTTCTACTTCCGGCCGGGCAACCTCGGCTATCCCGTCTTCGACACCGCGGTCGGCCGGATCGGCGTCTACATCTGCTACGACCGGCACTTCCCCGAAGGCTGGCGCGCCCTCGGACTCGCCGGCGCCAAGATCGTCTTCAACCCGTCCGCCACCAGCCGCGGCCTGAGCTCGTACCTGTGGAAGCTCGAGCAGCCCGCCTCGGCCGTCGCCAACGAGTACTTCATCGGCGCGATCAACCGGGTCGGCATCGAGGACGAGTTCGGCGACAACGACTTCTACGGTACGTCGTACTTCGTCGACCCCGAAGGCAAGTTCGTCGGTGACGTCGGGCACGACCACGATCCCGAGCTGATCGTCCGCGACCTCGATCTCGGCCTGCTCGACACCGTCCGGGACCGCTGGCAGTTCTACCGCGACCGCCGCCCCGACGCCTACGGCGACCTCACCAAGCCGTAG
- a CDS encoding PhzF family phenazine biosynthesis protein gives MTTVDVHVVRVFVDPSGDFGNPLGIVDGTQVRAEARLGVAATLGYSETVFVDDPATGRLQIFSATAEMPFAGHPTVGVAWWLHSQGYDTPVLRVPVGEVPVSRAGDITSVQADPSWGSTFTWYELPTPDAVLAADPGDYSDGHTYLWSWISEDDGTVRSRMFAPAMGVPEDEATGSAATQLTARLGRPLHITQGAGSELLTTVLTPTAVTVGGRVVAAPSRSISV, from the coding sequence GTGACCACCGTCGACGTTCACGTCGTACGGGTCTTCGTCGACCCTTCCGGCGACTTCGGCAACCCGCTCGGCATCGTCGACGGCACCCAGGTTCGCGCTGAGGCCCGCCTCGGGGTGGCCGCGACGCTGGGCTACAGCGAGACCGTGTTCGTCGACGATCCAGCGACCGGCCGGCTGCAGATCTTCAGCGCCACCGCGGAGATGCCGTTCGCCGGTCATCCCACCGTCGGCGTTGCCTGGTGGCTGCACTCCCAGGGCTACGACACGCCCGTACTACGGGTGCCCGTCGGCGAGGTACCCGTCTCTCGTGCCGGCGACATCACCTCGGTCCAGGCCGACCCTTCGTGGGGCAGCACCTTCACCTGGTACGAACTGCCCACCCCGGATGCGGTGCTTGCGGCTGACCCAGGTGACTACTCGGACGGCCACACCTACCTGTGGTCCTGGATCTCCGAAGATGACGGCACCGTCCGCTCGCGGATGTTCGCCCCCGCCATGGGCGTCCCGGAAGACGAGGCCACCGGCTCCGCCGCCACCCAACTGACCGCCCGCCTCGGCCGTCCTCTCCACATCACCCAGGGCGCCGGCTCCGAACTCCTCACGACAGTTCTCACGCCCACGGCCGTCACCGTAGGCGGCCGGGTGGTCGCCGCACCCTCGCGCTCCATCTCTGTCTGA
- a CDS encoding SRPBCC family protein, whose translation MRFDHSITVQAPAERVWEVFSDVARWPEWTPTVEQVERLDEGRIHVGARTRIRQPKLPVAIWEVTELAEGEYFEWVSRAPGIKTTGGHRVVSTPEGTVATATIIQEGPLGWLFGKLYAGLTKRYIAIETENLKKVSERE comes from the coding sequence ATGCGCTTCGATCACTCCATCACCGTCCAAGCCCCCGCGGAACGCGTCTGGGAGGTGTTCAGCGACGTCGCCCGGTGGCCCGAGTGGACCCCGACGGTCGAGCAGGTCGAGCGGCTCGACGAGGGCCGCATCCACGTCGGCGCCCGGACCCGGATCCGCCAGCCGAAGCTGCCGGTCGCGATCTGGGAGGTGACCGAGCTGGCCGAGGGCGAGTACTTCGAATGGGTCTCCCGCGCGCCGGGGATCAAGACCACCGGCGGCCATCGGGTGGTCAGTACGCCGGAAGGCACCGTGGCGACGGCGACGATCATCCAGGAAGGGCCGCTCGGCTGGCTGTTCGGCAAGCTGTACGCCGGCCTGACCAAGCGGTACATCGCGATCGAGACCGAGAACCTCAAGAAGGTCAGCGAGCGGGAGTGA
- a CDS encoding TetR/AcrR family transcriptional regulator, which yields MSRESLLTDAVEHFARNGIGDASLRAIATAIGTSHRMLIYHFGSREGLLAEVVRTVEQQQRDLLASLDQGTVAEQAEEFWRRVTEAALIYGPLFFELSAHAMQDQPHTEALKADLINVWLPPLTDLCIRAGIAPDQAPAYARLGLAASRGLLFDLLLTGDRTGVDEASALLNRLFALPT from the coding sequence GTGAGCCGCGAGAGCCTGCTCACCGACGCGGTCGAACACTTCGCCCGCAACGGCATCGGCGATGCGAGCCTGCGGGCGATCGCGACCGCGATCGGCACCAGTCACCGGATGCTGATCTACCACTTCGGTTCGCGGGAGGGCCTGCTCGCGGAGGTGGTCCGTACGGTCGAACAACAGCAGCGGGACCTGCTGGCGTCACTCGATCAAGGGACCGTCGCCGAGCAGGCCGAGGAGTTCTGGCGCCGCGTCACGGAGGCCGCGTTGATCTACGGGCCGCTGTTCTTCGAATTGTCCGCGCACGCTATGCAGGATCAGCCGCACACCGAGGCACTCAAGGCGGACCTGATCAACGTCTGGCTGCCTCCGTTGACCGACCTCTGCATCCGCGCCGGCATCGCCCCGGACCAGGCCCCGGCGTACGCCCGGCTGGGTCTCGCGGCGTCTCGGGGACTGCTGTTCGACCTGCTCCTCACCGGCGATCGCACGGGTGTCGACGAAGCCTCGGCTCTGCTCAACCGGTTGTTCGCGCTGCCGACCTAG
- a CDS encoding serpin family protein, which produces MDRDVVGAVGKLTGRWVRELPAGNSVVSGLGVWPLVALLATAADEPGRGELAAAAGVDADSAAGRAVELVETIERSADLHAAMAIWVHEQLKLSESFDDVVPAALAGTLTGDSLADKAKLDAWAAEHTDGMIRKMPIEVTPDLAVVLASALSLKTTWTKPFKEQLKRLYDGPWAGSSWHWLERTDGDLDSVRRYADSPAGPLTVITVEGDADVDILLGIGDAQRTDVLAGLLAASAKPAEGQLGSALVEQGEPGQEVAPGVKIGLTTTSVPDVKLSLPSFNVEVEHDLLALREIFGLTTVTGPPAGNGHFSGISPDQLVVGSAKQTVLARFFATGFEAAAVTAMGLMRTSMPTNQARRLDVELARPFAFTAVLRGSRLPIVTGWIEQPTEPA; this is translated from the coding sequence ATGGATCGCGACGTGGTGGGTGCTGTGGGGAAGCTGACCGGGCGGTGGGTTCGGGAGTTGCCGGCTGGTAACAGCGTGGTGTCCGGGCTGGGGGTGTGGCCGTTGGTTGCGTTGTTGGCGACGGCGGCGGATGAGCCGGGGCGGGGTGAGTTGGCCGCGGCTGCGGGCGTCGATGCTGACAGTGCAGCCGGGAGAGCCGTCGAGTTGGTCGAGACCATTGAGCGATCGGCCGATCTGCACGCCGCGATGGCGATCTGGGTTCACGAGCAGCTGAAGCTGAGCGAGTCGTTCGACGACGTCGTACCGGCTGCGTTAGCCGGCACGCTCACCGGTGACTCCCTTGCTGACAAGGCGAAGCTCGATGCGTGGGCTGCCGAGCACACCGATGGGATGATCCGCAAGATGCCGATCGAGGTGACGCCCGACCTCGCCGTCGTACTCGCCTCGGCGTTGTCCCTCAAGACCACCTGGACCAAGCCGTTCAAGGAGCAGCTCAAGCGCCTGTACGACGGTCCATGGGCGGGCAGTTCGTGGCATTGGCTCGAGCGCACCGATGGCGACCTCGATTCCGTACGCCGGTACGCCGACTCGCCGGCCGGCCCGTTGACCGTGATCACGGTGGAGGGCGACGCCGACGTCGACATCCTGCTCGGAATCGGCGACGCCCAACGAACCGACGTACTGGCAGGTCTTCTCGCGGCGTCCGCCAAGCCCGCCGAGGGGCAACTGGGCAGCGCTCTGGTGGAGCAAGGGGAACCCGGGCAGGAGGTCGCGCCTGGCGTCAAGATCGGCCTGACCACGACCTCCGTGCCGGACGTGAAGTTGTCCCTGCCGTCGTTCAACGTCGAGGTCGAGCACGACCTGCTGGCGCTGCGCGAGATCTTCGGCCTGACCACCGTGACCGGCCCGCCGGCCGGCAACGGCCACTTCAGCGGCATCAGCCCTGACCAGTTGGTGGTCGGCTCGGCGAAGCAGACCGTCCTCGCCCGGTTCTTCGCCACCGGCTTCGAGGCCGCCGCCGTCACCGCGATGGGCCTGATGCGAACGTCGATGCCCACCAATCAGGCCCGCCGCCTCGACGTCGAACTCGCCCGCCCCTTCGCCTTCACCGCCGTACTACGGGGGAGCCGCCTCCCCATCGTGACCGGCTGGATCGAGCAACCCACCGAGCCTGCCTAG
- a CDS encoding EamA family transporter codes for MSPRHVLLAVTVAIVWGINFVVIEVGLQDFPPLLFSALRFFFAAVPAVFILGKPRVAWRYVIAVGLVLGVAKFGLLFVGMSHGAPAGLSSLVLQSQVIFTLLFAVLVLRERPRKTQLLGIAIACVGMVVIALDHGLTAPLGALVLVVAAAACWGVSNIVTRHAKPQDTLRFMIWVSAVAVVPLVLLSLATEGAHADARALRSIDLTGVGAIAYLSFVATLFGFGAWGFLLRTYDASTVAPFSLLVPVVGMAAAWTFRGESIGPQQAVAATLIIGGMACTVLRRPTRASAPMAEVLTRTGSPVG; via the coding sequence ATGAGCCCTCGCCACGTTCTCCTCGCCGTCACGGTCGCCATCGTTTGGGGGATCAACTTCGTCGTCATCGAGGTCGGCCTGCAGGACTTTCCGCCGCTGCTGTTCTCCGCACTGCGTTTCTTCTTCGCCGCTGTGCCGGCCGTCTTCATCCTCGGAAAGCCCAGAGTCGCCTGGCGTTACGTCATCGCCGTCGGCTTGGTGCTCGGAGTCGCGAAGTTCGGCCTGCTGTTCGTGGGGATGTCGCACGGCGCTCCGGCCGGACTGTCCTCGCTCGTGTTGCAGAGCCAGGTGATCTTCACGCTGCTGTTCGCAGTACTGGTCCTGCGTGAGCGCCCTCGCAAGACTCAGTTGCTGGGAATCGCGATCGCCTGCGTGGGCATGGTCGTGATCGCGCTGGACCACGGGTTGACCGCGCCGTTGGGTGCCCTCGTCCTCGTGGTCGCTGCCGCCGCCTGCTGGGGTGTGTCCAACATCGTCACCCGGCACGCGAAACCCCAAGACACCCTGCGCTTCATGATCTGGGTCAGCGCCGTCGCCGTAGTACCGCTGGTCCTGCTGTCCCTGGCGACCGAGGGAGCTCACGCAGATGCTCGAGCCCTGCGATCGATCGACCTCACCGGCGTCGGCGCCATCGCCTACCTCTCCTTCGTAGCCACCCTCTTCGGCTTCGGCGCCTGGGGTTTCCTCCTCCGCACGTACGACGCCAGCACAGTCGCGCCCTTCTCCCTCCTGGTCCCCGTAGTCGGCATGGCCGCAGCCTGGACCTTCCGCGGCGAATCCATCGGCCCCCAACAAGCAGTCGCCGCCACCCTCATCATCGGCGGCATGGCCTGCACCGTCCTCCGCCGCCCCACCCGCGCAAGCGCGCCAATGGCGGAGGTGCTCACTCGTACTGGTTCGCCGGTGGGGTGA
- a CDS encoding LysR family transcriptional regulator — protein MIDLGRLRALHAVAVYGSVGSAADALGYTPSAISQQLAKLERETRTALLEKRGRGIVLTDAAQQLAATAGQVLQLVEEAELTLEEQRGQAIGTLVLAAFPTAARGLLPAVLPTLIDEHPALDVRVSETDPYEAVAAVGRGEIHVAIVHDWHNTPLTLPEDLSRVKLGTDPADILVPASHRLAGKESVRADDLVGERWICQPVGSICHDWLIRTMRKAGVEPEVVYSVAEYQTQLAMLAQGIGIGLLPRLGRGPLPPGVVAVPLQPAPSRRLYAVWRTATTRRPAIAATLAALKAGWKSRDTA, from the coding sequence ATGATCGATCTCGGCAGACTGCGAGCCCTGCACGCCGTCGCGGTCTACGGATCCGTCGGCAGTGCCGCCGACGCGCTCGGCTACACCCCGTCGGCGATCTCGCAGCAATTGGCGAAACTGGAGCGCGAGACGCGAACGGCGCTGCTGGAGAAGCGTGGTCGCGGGATCGTGCTCACCGACGCCGCGCAGCAGCTCGCGGCAACGGCGGGTCAAGTGCTCCAGTTGGTCGAGGAGGCCGAGCTGACCCTGGAGGAGCAGCGCGGCCAGGCGATCGGCACCTTGGTGCTTGCGGCTTTCCCGACCGCGGCACGAGGGTTGCTGCCCGCCGTACTCCCGACGTTGATCGACGAGCACCCGGCTCTCGACGTACGGGTGTCCGAAACGGATCCGTACGAGGCCGTCGCAGCGGTCGGTCGCGGCGAGATCCACGTCGCGATCGTGCACGACTGGCACAACACCCCGTTGACCCTGCCGGAGGACCTCTCCCGGGTGAAGCTGGGCACCGACCCCGCCGACATCCTGGTCCCGGCCTCGCATCGCCTGGCCGGCAAGGAATCCGTCCGCGCCGACGACCTGGTGGGTGAGCGCTGGATCTGTCAGCCGGTCGGTTCGATCTGCCACGACTGGCTGATCCGCACGATGCGCAAGGCCGGCGTCGAGCCGGAGGTGGTGTACTCGGTCGCGGAGTACCAGACCCAGCTCGCGATGCTTGCCCAAGGCATCGGAATCGGCCTGCTGCCGCGACTCGGCCGCGGCCCACTGCCGCCCGGCGTCGTCGCAGTACCGCTGCAGCCGGCACCCAGCCGCCGCCTGTACGCCGTATGGCGCACCGCCACGACGCGTCGCCCCGCCATCGCCGCCACCCTCGCCGCTCTCAAAGCCGGCTGGAAATCCCGCGACACGGCTTGA